AGCCCGCTGGAAGACCAAGCTCTGGCCGGAACAAAATTTCGCCGAGCTCGCTGACTGGCTGGCGGCTGAAAAAGATGCAGCGATCATATTTACGGGAAGCGCTGACGACCGGGAAGTGACGCGGAGAATCCTGGGAATGATGAGCCGCAAGGCTGTGGACTGGTCCGGCCAGACGAGCCTGAAGGAGCTGGCGGCGCTCGCTTCTTTGTCCGACCTGTTCATTACGACGGACACGGGGCCCATGCACCTGGCGGCAGCCGCCGGCTCCCGGGTGCTCGCGCTGTTCGGCCCCACGGCGCCCTGGAGGACCGGCCCCTATGGACCCTCTCACCGTGTGGTTCGAACCGGCATAGACTGTTCTCCCTGTTTCCGGAGGACCTGCGACAGGGAAGTCCAATGCATGCGGGGCATCTCGGTCGATGAGGTATTGGGCGCGATCGACCTGTAAAACAAAAAAGCGGACATGCCCAGCCTTCGGACATGCCCGTTCATTTCATAGGATTCCTAGCGGCCGTACATATCAACGGTCTTGTTCACATACATCACGATCTGTTCGAGTGTCAGTCTCCGGTCATCAAGAGCCCACCTATAGAATTCGTCGACCGACAGGAAGTGACCGTAAGATGCCCGCTGGGAAGCAAGCATTTCTGCGGAGGCCTTGTCCGTGACGATCTGGCCGCTGGCGACGATCTTGTCCATGATCTGGGGAAAATCCGCGTACCATCCCTCGTACTTCCTGCCGAGCTGCTCGGAGAGCTTCGCCTTGATCATGTTCAGTACCGAACGGTACAGCTTCGCCTGGTCCTCGATCGTGTGCTCCGACTCGATGAGCAGGGAATGTATCCCGATGGTTTGGGTTATTTCCGCATAGCGCCCCCTCTTGAAATATTCCTCGATCGCCGCCATGAGCTTCTGGCGCGTTTCCACCGTCGATACCTTCACCACTTCGGGCATGAACATTCCTCCCTCATTCATCAATAATTGGATAGGCCGATAAATACTATATCATGTCCCTGAGGGAAGCAAGAAGTTTTTTTACGGGGAAAAATGATGTGGCGGGGCCTGGGCCCCGCCACATGGAGTACGGCATTCCTGGCTAATGGCCTCCTGCAGCCGCGGGAGCCGCCTTCGGCGCCATGGCATCAGCGAGGATCTTGATCCCTTTCTGAGATTCATCAACGGACCGCGTCAAGGATTCTCGCGCCAGTTCGGGGTTGTGGAAGCCGTCTGAGTTCTCCGCAGTCCAGTATTCCCACAGGATATGGGCCCGGAGGTGCTGGTCCTGCGCCTGCTTGATGACTTCGGGATCCACACCGGCCTTCCTGGCCTCAACGATCTTGTCGATGAGCGCCGAAAGCCAGAATTCGGCTTTTCTCATCTTTCCCTTTCCGTAGGCCTTGATCGAGTCGATGGTGTACTTTGCCTGCTCTTCGGTCCACGAAGGGTGGCACTTCGCTGCCAGACAGGTCTCCTTCAGCTGGACCCGCGGCGTCACGGCAAAATGGGAGGTGAAGGTCTTGCCGGTTTTCTTGTCCGTGACCCTGGGTGTGTGGCAGGCGGCGCAGCCGACGCCCGCTTTGGCGTGCTTAGAATTGTAGTATGTTTCAGCCTCGGGATGCTGGGCTTTCCACAGGAGCCCACCGGTGAGCCCGTGCTTGAAGTCGAGGAAGCCCACCTGCTTCACATAGTGGTCATAGAGCCCCAGCACGTTCTTAAAGGGGAAATGGTTGGTCCGCGGGTCCGCCATGGTCACGCTGTACTTGGAAGTATCGGGATTCTTCGGGTCGTACCCCGGGTTGCAATTGTACTCGACATGGCACTGGCCGCACTGGAGCCGGGTGTCGTATTTCTCAAGGATCGCTATCTTTCTCGTGAAGCCGCGCGTGCCCATTTCGATGACCTTGAAGTTCGTGTGATTGGGGTCCTGATGCCAGACCGTGTCCGCCTCGGGCCTTGTCAGTGCCTGGATCAGGGCGTCCCGGACGATGCGGGGCTTCGCGGCGTGAGGGTCGTGGCAGTAAAAGCAGTTCAGTCCGTATTGGAGGTCCCGGACGAGCTCAACGGGCCTAGAGGTGCGCGACCATTGCGCCCCTGGGACGGGCTCTCCCAGGTAGGACCATTTGAGAATCAGGTCCTGGGACTTGCACTGGAGGCAGACCGGGTTTGCCGCTGTCGCGCTCTGGGGCATGAAGGTCTTCTGGTCGCTTGTCCCGGGCTCCCGGTCCATCAGAATATCCCATGCCTTTCCCTTTTCGAGCACATAGGTCCATCCGTTTTTCGGCTGGAACCTGCCGCCGTAGGCCCGGTCAACCACGAGGTGGTCAGGCAGCATGTTGACGTGGCTTCTTGTGAGATTATGCTCCTTCGTAAATCCGTGGCCCATCATAAGCTTATCCCAGAAGGGGTTGGGTGCGCGATTCGTGAGCTGCGACTTCTCGTCCCGCGCGGGGCGGTGATAGGCCTCCTGCATGAAGCTGTCATACTGCTCCTTGTGACAACTTCCGCATGCCTCCCAGGACACGTCCGTGACGGGACGCGTGTCAGGACCCGGGTTCTCCAGGTGTTTGGCCAGACCGGAATGACAGCTGGCGCAGTTTATCTTCGCGTGTTTTCCCAGGGTATGGAGTTGCTTGATCTTGTCATGACATCCGTAGCAAGTGTCTACGGCTACGTTTTTTTCTGGCGTTTTTTTCGCGTTTCCCCCGTACTGCGCACCCACGTCCTTGATCCAGATGACAAGAGCGAACACGACGATAAAGGGAACGAGAACGCCAATTGTTTTCTTCATCGAAACCTCCCTGCAATAAGGAATCTGGTTGTCTCATTTTCAACGTTCAGTGGAATGCGTGACCGCAGTGCCGCGATTCACCCCCTTCCGTCCGCTCCGAAGGGCTGATCCTGCAGCATCAATTATCCTGGTGAAATAGAAGTGCTGTTGTGAGATTGCAATATTAAAGCCTATTGCGCCGCCTTGTTGTTATGATCTGTATCATACGCCTTCCTGATCAACGAGCTTTTTCCCGTTTCACGAGAGGTCATGCAAGAATGTCCGTTCTGTGGTATAAGTTCTCATCATGGAGAACAAAATAAGAGCGCTTCCTGTGTTCTTGGCCATTCTCGGCATGGCGTTTTCCGTCTCTTTCCAGCATGCCTGTCATAAGGAGACCGAGGAGGAAAGAGTCAAGCATGCCGTTCAGGCGATCCAGAAGGGGACAGAAATCAAGGATATCAGGGCGATCCTCTCCCATATCTCGAAAAATTACCGCGATCCTCAGGGGAATGATCGCGAGGGAATCAAGGGACTGCTTCTTTTCTATTTTTATCAGCACAAGTCGATCTCGGTCATCCTGAGCAATCTTGAGATCACCGTCCGTGAGGCATCGGCCACAGCCCGCTTTGAAGCGATCCTGTCAGGCAGGTCCGGCGATTCCGGGACGATCCTTCCCGAAGCGCTGGGTGCATACCGTTTCTCGGTCACCTTCTCGAAAGAGTCGGGAGAGTGGATGGTCGTCGCAGCCCAGTGGGACCGGCTCAGCGTGGCGATACCCTGATCCTGTCCCTGGCCCCGAATAACCGCTTGATATGCAGGTCTTTCTATGCGATAATCTCAACCCGATATGCGATTGTATCCATCATCGGTGAGTTCCTATCGAGGCGGTCTTGTGCTGATCCCGGTCTGGACAGGCATTCTCGTCCTGCCTTTCACCGGTATCAGAGCGGCTCTTTCTCTGGCGGCTGCCGCCGCGCTTCTCATCGCAGTCGGGAACATGGCCGGCCACGGAACCGTTCAGCGCTTGCTCGTTTCGTTGCGGGAAAGGGCATCCCATGCTGTTGCCCGGTCCGCGCCGATCCGGGCAGCGCTCGGGTCCCGAACCTCCCTTGTCATGCTTGTCGTCCTGCTCATTGTCCTTCCTTTGTTCTTGAACGACTATTTTCGTGATGTTTTGACGCTCACCTGTATGTACGTCGTCCTTGCCCTGGGTTTGAATCTCATAGTCGGGCAGGCAGGCCTCCTGAATCTGGGCTACGTCGCCTTCTACGCGATCGGAGCCTATACGTACTCAATCCTTTCCACGACCGCGGGACTGCCGTTCTGGCCGGGACTCGTTGTGGGGGCGCTCGCCGCCGCGGGCTGCGCGGCCCTTGTCGGTCTGCCCACGCTCAGGCTGCGGGGCGATTATTTCGCGATCGTGACACTCGGGCTCGGCGAGATCACGCGCATCATCCTGAACAACTGGGACCGGATGACGGGCGGCCCGAACGGCATCTCGAGGATCGGGAGGCCGGTCATTGCCGGGTACACTCTTCACCGGACCATAGATTTCTACTATCTTATCCTGGCCATCGTGATCGTCACGATTTTTCTGATGCAGCGGCTGATTGCATCACGCATCGGCAGATCGTGGGTAGCTATCCGCGAGGACGAGGTGGCCGCAGAGGCCATGGGAGTCAATACGTTCAGGCTCAAGATGCTGGCTTTCGTTCTGGGCTCCGCCTGGGCGGGCCTGGCAGGCGTCTTCTTCGCCGCAAAGATGGCCTTCGTGTCTCCGGAGAGCTTCACCTTCTTTGAATCGGTCATCATCCTCTGCATGGTCGTCCTCGGAGGCATGGGGAGCATCCCCGGCATCATCCTGGGCGCGCTGCTCCTGATAACGCTTCCCGAGGTATTCCGTGACTTTCAGGACTACCGGATGCTGGCCTTTGGCATCGCCCTCGTGTTGATGATGATCTTCCGGCCCCAGGGGCTGTTGGGAACGGTCAAAACGGGGTCACGGTAGCATTCAAGAAAGTCCGGGATCGAGGATGGTATTGCAATGCTGCTGCTCGAAACAAAAACACTGACAAAGAACTTCGGCGGACTCAAGGCGCTTGACGGCGTCGACATGAGGCTGGAGCGGGAGAGGATCGTCAGCATCATCGGTCCGAACGGGGCAGGCAAGACCACCTTCTTCAACTGCATCACCGGGATCTATCAACCGACGCGGGGGAAGGCGATATTTCATGACCGAGACATCACCGGCATGGCTCCCCACGATATCACTGCACTCGGAATCGCACGCACCTTCCAGAACATCCGGCTGTTTAGCGGCATGACCTGCCTGGAAAACGTCATGGTAGCGGGCCACTGCCGGACCAAAGCCGGAGTGTTCGGCGCCATGTTCCGGCCGAAGCGGGTGGTCAAAGAGGAGCGGGACATGGTATACCGCGCAGCGGACATCCTGAAGTTCGCGGGTCTCGAAACCAGGCAGGCCATCCTGGCCTCGAACCTCTCCTATGGAGACCAGCGGCGTCTCGAGATCGCCCGCGCCCTGGGTACCGAACCCCACCTGCTGCTGCTCGACGAACCTGCCGCCGGCATGAACCCCCAGGAAACCCGTGACCTGATGAACCTGATCCGCAGGATCCGCGACAACGGCGTTGCGATCCTGTTGATCGAACATGACATGAAGGTCGTCATGGGAATATCCGACAGGGTGCTCGTGCTGGATCACGGGGTGAAGATCGCCGAGGGAGCTCCCAGGGATATCCAGGACGATCCCCAGGTCATCGAGGCCTATCTTGGCAGGGAAGCTCATGCTTGAGCTCCGGGACGTGACCGTGTCCTACGGCATGATCGACGCGCTCAAGGGGATCAGCCTTCGCGTCAACCGGGGAGAGATCGTCGCCCTGATCGGGGCAAACGGCGCCGGGAAGTCAACGACGCTGATGTCCGTCTCCGGCGTCACCCCTCTCCGGGGCGGAACGGTCCTGCTCCAAGATCAGCCCATTTCCGGCCTGCCGTCTCACGAGATCGTGCAGAGGGGCATTTCGCAGGTCCCCGAGGGACGAAGGATATTCCCCCGCATGACGGTGTGGGAAAACCTTGAGCTCGGCGCGTTCCGCAGCACGAAAGAGGAGTTCAACGGGGATATTGCACGCATCTTCGACCTCTTCCCGGCCCTGGCGGAGCGCAGAAGACAGCCGGGCGGTACGCTGTCCGGCGGAGAACAGCAGATGCTGTCCA
This window of the Nitrospirota bacterium genome carries:
- a CDS encoding ammonia-forming cytochrome c nitrite reductase subunit c552, with translation MKKTIGVLVPFIVVFALVIWIKDVGAQYGGNAKKTPEKNVAVDTCYGCHDKIKQLHTLGKHAKINCASCHSGLAKHLENPGPDTRPVTDVSWEACGSCHKEQYDSFMQEAYHRPARDEKSQLTNRAPNPFWDKLMMGHGFTKEHNLTRSHVNMLPDHLVVDRAYGGRFQPKNGWTYVLEKGKAWDILMDREPGTSDQKTFMPQSATAANPVCLQCKSQDLILKWSYLGEPVPGAQWSRTSRPVELVRDLQYGLNCFYCHDPHAAKPRIVRDALIQALTRPEADTVWHQDPNHTNFKVIEMGTRGFTRKIAILEKYDTRLQCGQCHVEYNCNPGYDPKNPDTSKYSVTMADPRTNHFPFKNVLGLYDHYVKQVGFLDFKHGLTGGLLWKAQHPEAETYYNSKHAKAGVGCAACHTPRVTDKKTGKTFTSHFAVTPRVQLKETCLAAKCHPSWTEEQAKYTIDSIKAYGKGKMRKAEFWLSALIDKIVEARKAGVDPEVIKQAQDQHLRAHILWEYWTAENSDGFHNPELARESLTRSVDESQKGIKILADAMAPKAAPAAAGGH
- a CDS encoding branched-chain amino acid ABC transporter permease: MLIPVWTGILVLPFTGIRAALSLAAAAALLIAVGNMAGHGTVQRLLVSLRERASHAVARSAPIRAALGSRTSLVMLVVLLIVLPLFLNDYFRDVLTLTCMYVVLALGLNLIVGQAGLLNLGYVAFYAIGAYTYSILSTTAGLPFWPGLVVGALAAAGCAALVGLPTLRLRGDYFAIVTLGLGEITRIILNNWDRMTGGPNGISRIGRPVIAGYTLHRTIDFYYLILAIVIVTIFLMQRLIASRIGRSWVAIREDEVAAEAMGVNTFRLKMLAFVLGSAWAGLAGVFFAAKMAFVSPESFTFFESVIILCMVVLGGMGSIPGIILGALLLITLPEVFRDFQDYRMLAFGIALVLMMIFRPQGLLGTVKTGSR
- a CDS encoding ABC transporter ATP-binding protein, which produces MLLLETKTLTKNFGGLKALDGVDMRLERERIVSIIGPNGAGKTTFFNCITGIYQPTRGKAIFHDRDITGMAPHDITALGIARTFQNIRLFSGMTCLENVMVAGHCRTKAGVFGAMFRPKRVVKEERDMVYRAADILKFAGLETRQAILASNLSYGDQRRLEIARALGTEPHLLLLDEPAAGMNPQETRDLMNLIRRIRDNGVAILLIEHDMKVVMGISDRVLVLDHGVKIAEGAPRDIQDDPQVIEAYLGREAHA
- a CDS encoding ABC transporter ATP-binding protein — translated: MLELRDVTVSYGMIDALKGISLRVNRGEIVALIGANGAGKSTTLMSVSGVTPLRGGTVLLQDQPISGLPSHEIVQRGISQVPEGRRIFPRMTVWENLELGAFRSTKEEFNGDIARIFDLFPALAERRRQPGGTLSGGEQQMLSIGRALMSRPKLLLLDEPSLGLAPIIVSRIFRIIKEINEQGMTILLVEQNAKSALRLANRAYVMETGRIVLHGDASELIQDPGIKKAYLGE